CGGACCGAACGCCGACGACCTGCCGCGTTGCTCGCCCGTCGACGACCGGATCGCCTTCTCGTCCGACCGCGAGATCAAAGACAAGATGGCGCTTTTCGTGCTTGAGAAAGGAGCGGTGCGGCCACTCGGCGATATCCCGGGAACCATCGAAGACCTGCGCTGGACGGCAGACGGAACCACATTGACTGCACTTGCCGCCGACCGCGGCCTCGACGGCGGAGCGACGAATGGAGCGGTCCGCCTCTCATGGGGAGAGGTGGACGATCCCGCGATCACCAATCCAACCCCGCGCCGGCGGCTCTTCAAGGTCAATGCCTCGGACGGGGCAACAGTCGAGGTCGGCCCCGCCGACCATGCGGTATGGGAGTTTGACCTCATCCCAACCGGCGGGGCGATCGCGGTGATCTCGGCCGATGCAAGCGAGCGCGGCTGGTATCATGCAAGATTGGCGCGCCTTGATTTCAAGAAACGCTCTGTAAGCATCATCCACATGCCGCGCTGGCAGCTTCAGTCGCCGGCAGTCTCACCCTCCGGCAGGCGCGCCGCCTTCCTCGAAGGCTGGTCGAGTGACCGCGGCCTGGTTGCGAGCGAGATTCGTATCCTCGATCTCAAGACCGGGAAGGTCATGACCCTTGCCTCTCCCGAAGCCTCCAATGTCACGACGCTTGAATGGCGGGACGAGAGGAGCTTGTGGTTCGCCGGCTGGTCGAAGCTCGGCTCGAGCTACGGCGTCATAGGGATCGACGGCAAGGTTGCTTGGTCGACCTATGAGGATGCAATCATCGGCACCAACAGTTTTGCCGCGAGCCTCACTGTCGCTCCCAACAAGAAGGGCTTCGCCGCCGTGCGGGAGACAGTCGGAGCGCCGCCTGAGGTCGCATTCAAGTCTGACGCAAATGCCCCATGGGAACCGCTCACGCGGATGAACCGCGCGGTTCGCAGGGACTTTCCCTTCTACCCGGAAGTGCGTGCCTTGCGCTGGCGAGGATCAGGGAATCTCGAACTCGAGGGCCTCGTCCTCGTGCCGCCCGGATGCCAGGGCCCACTACCGATGGTGGTCGACATTCATGGCGGACCGAGTTGGGCGGCTAAGCATGCGTTTAATCCTGGCTATGCCGTCCCGCTCGCCGTAGCTGGCTATGCCGTCTTCCTCCCGAATTACCGAGGCAACACCGGATGGGGCCAGGCTTTCGCAAAGCTGAACATAGGCGACCCGGCGGGAGCGGAGTTCACTGATATTCTCCGCGGCATCGACCGCTGCATTGCGGAGGGGATCGCCGATCCCGGTCGGCTTGGGGTGACCGGGGCAAGTTACGGTGGATACCTGACCGCATGGGCTGTCGCCACAACAGTCCGCTTCAAGGCAGCCGTGGTGGTCAGCGGTATCTCCAACCAGTTGAGCAGCCATTATTCATGCAATCACGACTTCTCGGAATTCA
This genomic stretch from Nordella sp. HKS 07 harbors:
- a CDS encoding S9 family peptidase; the protein is MRDNSRTHSKKIETSDRISKAVIRLDRLRFPSNLSFERDGNAIIAAVSPASREPGKSFRSRIWRFGLDGSAIQLTRGPNADDLPRCSPVDDRIAFSSDREIKDKMALFVLEKGAVRPLGDIPGTIEDLRWTADGTTLTALAADRGLDGGATNGAVRLSWGEVDDPAITNPTPRRRLFKVNASDGATVEVGPADHAVWEFDLIPTGGAIAVISADASERGWYHARLARLDFKKRSVSIIHMPRWQLQSPAVSPSGRRAAFLEGWSSDRGLVASEIRILDLKTGKVMTLASPEASNVTTLEWRDERSLWFAGWSKLGSSYGVIGIDGKVAWSTYEDAIIGTNSFAASLTVAPNKKGFAAVRETVGAPPEVAFKSDANAPWEPLTRMNRAVRRDFPFYPEVRALRWRGSGNLELEGLVLVPPGCQGPLPMVVDIHGGPSWAAKHAFNPGYAVPLAVAGYAVFLPNYRGNTGWGQAFAKLNIGDPAGAEFTDILRGIDRCIAEGIADPGRLGVTGASYGGYLTAWAVATTVRFKAAVVVSGISNQLSSHYSCNHDFSEFIVGGPLSKERYRKMAIDRSPLFRLGKPSAATLILHGSEDRCTPLGQAQEFYSALLERGAPAELVVYPREGHGMRERAHRHDAWQRTVAWFDRWLRPGK